The following proteins are encoded in a genomic region of Spirosoma sp. SC4-14:
- a CDS encoding arylesterase, which produces MKFFDFRQTAYSLISGLMLFLTAWSCGSSDTKTESKTGSDTAEARASRPATTAKKPIVLFYGNSLTAGYGVEPAQAFPALVGQKIDSAGLNYQVVNAGLSGETTAGGKSRISWVMRQPVAVFVLELGGNDGLRGIPLKSTRENLQAIIDTVRAKSPQATLVLAGMQIPPNMGTDYTREFKGLFKELADKNKLVLIPFLLEGVGGIPKLNQPDGIHPTPEGHKIVAETVWNVLRPVLK; this is translated from the coding sequence ATGAAGTTCTTCGACTTTCGCCAAACAGCGTATTCTTTGATAAGCGGCCTAATGCTCTTCTTAACGGCGTGGAGCTGCGGCTCATCCGACACTAAAACCGAATCGAAAACGGGTTCCGACACGGCTGAGGCTAGGGCCAGCCGTCCGGCAACGACCGCTAAAAAACCAATAGTCCTCTTCTACGGCAATAGCCTGACGGCTGGTTATGGCGTTGAGCCAGCGCAGGCGTTTCCGGCGCTGGTAGGTCAGAAAATCGATTCTGCGGGTTTGAACTATCAGGTAGTAAATGCCGGACTTAGTGGCGAAACCACGGCTGGTGGCAAAAGCCGCATCAGTTGGGTAATGCGCCAGCCGGTAGCCGTGTTTGTGCTGGAGTTGGGCGGCAACGATGGGCTGCGTGGCATTCCGCTCAAATCGACCCGCGAAAACCTACAGGCCATTATCGACACGGTACGGGCTAAAAGTCCGCAGGCTACCCTTGTGCTGGCCGGTATGCAGATTCCGCCCAACATGGGCACCGATTACACACGCGAGTTCAAGGGCTTATTTAAAGAACTTGCCGACAAGAATAAACTGGTGCTGATTCCATTTCTGCTCGAAGGTGTTGGCGGCATTCCAAAACTCAACCAACCCGATGGTATTCACCCCACGCCCGAAGGACACAAGATTGTAGCCGAAACCGTCTGGAACGTATTACGACCGGTATTGAAGTAA
- a CDS encoding IS5 family transposase — protein MTSQWQPLTDYQWATISPFFDLQRKRKHDLRQMVDAILWLLRTGCQWRNLPPDWPHWQAVYYYFEQWKAKGTFEQMNAALNQLDRVNANREAYPSALCIDSQSVKLSPMIDSYRGTDPHKRVNGRKRTFVVDTQGRLWVADVDAANQADGPLAKQLIESILWRAGDRLEKIFGDQAYNGVFGRELAKWSIERSGVPV, from the coding sequence ATGACTTCTCAGTGGCAACCACTGACCGACTACCAGTGGGCAACAATATCGCCTTTTTTTGATCTTCAGCGCAAGCGTAAACATGATCTTCGACAAATGGTAGATGCGATTTTATGGCTGCTCCGTACAGGATGTCAGTGGCGAAATCTGCCCCCTGACTGGCCCCATTGGCAAGCTGTTTACTATTACTTTGAGCAGTGGAAGGCTAAGGGCACCTTCGAGCAAATGAATGCGGCCTTAAACCAACTGGATCGAGTCAACGCCAATCGAGAAGCCTACCCCTCGGCGTTATGTATTGATTCACAATCGGTTAAGCTATCACCAATGATTGACAGCTACCGCGGTACCGACCCACACAAACGCGTTAATGGGCGCAAACGAACTTTCGTCGTTGATACTCAAGGCCGACTCTGGGTGGCGGATGTAGATGCGGCCAATCAAGCCGATGGCCCACTCGCTAAACAACTTATTGAATCGATACTTTGGCGTGCAGGCGACCGGCTGGAAAAGATTTTTGGCGACCAAGCGTACAATGGAGTGTTTGGGCGTGAGCTGGCTAAGTGGAGTATCGAACGCTCCGGCGTCCCGGTTTGA
- a CDS encoding BamA/TamA family outer membrane protein: MTYLFVLITGCIVCFILVGKEAVRVLKLFFTISIKLPDQLLNTRGRSSSILTGFVCLVLIGLLNACNIGKHLPANERLYAGTDITMKPDSGVAEDDQKAMKEQLATLARPKPNKQLFGFPYKVGLYYLFGEPKKPKGFRAWFRRKFGEEPVLASARAISANIPVWQATLENEGYFGSTVTGSLKESGYKARGEYEVQMKQRFYIDSVAFLVDSTPVKQALHLAARRTILKKGDPYRFDNIKLERERISQIVKQRGFYYFLPDYVAILADNDSVNHKTDLYFAIKPDMPAAAGVPYSIRNVFIYPNYKLSTARQDTNRRRAYESKDDFQIVDSSRRFDPRLFRDIVAVKPGRKYNSRAQDLTLSRFINLGAFKFVRNRFDPDQQGDSAVLDVHYYLTPYPSKSMRLELDGTSRSNNFNGTQVIASWRNRNALKRAELLTINTNAGIEFQVGTGEKENVTNYRFGADAQLSFPRLVSPVRFNYDRRQALPKTNITLGYQTIIRGGLYRINSAQTTFGYAWRQNQQVEHVFQPFNINYVFVPQDKIGDRVYEILLDTAVLAVVKNQYINTVFRSDQLILSSLYSFNYNSSPRTNSPTTFRLTTNAEIAGNLASLFFHKVGTNDERKVIFGVPYAQYLRLDADARLYRRLSPKVTWANRLFVGVGITYGNYKGYQLPFTKQYFVGGSNSVRAFRPRAIGPGLFTRDTIRNVPLFQDGGGDVKLEANTEIRAKFTKYLEGAVFVDAGNVWTYSNTGVFGEGAQFHPDFYKQIAIGMGIGLRIDLSYFLVRFDLATPLRKPYKTNGNEWVIDQMNFGDSEWRKQNLVFNIAVGYPF; the protein is encoded by the coding sequence ATGACCTATTTATTCGTACTCATTACTGGGTGTATTGTTTGTTTTATTCTGGTGGGTAAAGAGGCTGTCAGGGTTCTGAAGCTGTTTTTTACCATCAGCATAAAATTACCTGACCAGCTACTGAACACACGAGGGCGCAGTTCATCGATTCTGACAGGTTTTGTTTGCCTGGTTCTGATAGGCCTGCTCAATGCCTGTAATATTGGGAAACATCTGCCCGCTAATGAGCGACTCTATGCCGGAACCGATATTACCATGAAACCCGATTCGGGCGTTGCCGAGGACGATCAGAAGGCTATGAAAGAACAGTTGGCTACCCTGGCTCGTCCGAAACCCAACAAACAATTATTTGGCTTTCCGTATAAAGTAGGCCTGTATTATCTGTTCGGAGAGCCTAAGAAACCGAAAGGATTTCGGGCCTGGTTTCGGCGTAAATTTGGTGAGGAACCTGTGTTGGCCAGTGCCCGGGCTATTTCGGCTAACATCCCTGTTTGGCAGGCTACGCTGGAAAATGAGGGTTATTTTGGCTCGACCGTAACCGGCTCATTGAAAGAAAGTGGCTACAAAGCGCGGGGCGAGTATGAAGTGCAGATGAAGCAACGCTTTTATATCGATTCTGTGGCTTTTCTGGTCGATTCGACACCGGTAAAGCAGGCTCTGCATCTGGCGGCCCGCCGGACGATTCTGAAGAAAGGCGATCCGTATCGGTTCGATAACATTAAACTCGAACGCGAACGAATCAGCCAGATTGTTAAGCAGCGCGGCTTTTATTATTTCCTGCCCGACTACGTTGCCATTCTGGCCGATAACGACTCTGTTAATCATAAGACTGATCTCTATTTTGCCATCAAGCCCGATATGCCTGCGGCTGCGGGGGTGCCTTATTCGATTCGGAACGTATTTATTTATCCGAACTATAAACTCTCAACTGCCCGGCAGGATACGAACCGGCGACGGGCATATGAAAGCAAAGATGATTTTCAGATCGTTGACTCTTCCCGACGATTCGACCCGCGATTATTCCGTGATATTGTTGCTGTAAAACCAGGGCGCAAATACAACAGCCGGGCGCAGGATCTGACCCTGTCGCGGTTTATTAACCTGGGGGCTTTCAAGTTTGTGCGGAACCGCTTCGATCCTGATCAACAGGGCGATTCGGCCGTGCTTGACGTACATTACTACCTGACGCCTTACCCATCCAAATCAATGCGGCTGGAACTGGATGGAACATCGCGTTCCAACAACTTCAATGGTACGCAGGTCATTGCCAGCTGGCGCAACCGAAATGCGCTCAAACGAGCCGAACTGTTAACCATTAACACCAATGCCGGGATCGAATTTCAGGTGGGTACTGGCGAGAAAGAGAACGTAACCAACTACCGATTTGGGGCCGATGCGCAACTGAGTTTCCCGCGGCTGGTAAGTCCGGTGCGCTTCAACTACGACCGGCGACAGGCATTGCCCAAAACCAACATAACATTGGGATATCAGACCATCATCCGTGGTGGACTTTACCGGATCAATTCGGCGCAAACTACCTTTGGCTATGCCTGGCGACAGAATCAGCAGGTCGAACACGTTTTCCAGCCGTTTAACATTAACTACGTGTTTGTGCCACAGGACAAGATTGGCGATCGGGTCTATGAAATTCTGCTTGATACAGCCGTACTCGCTGTTGTGAAAAACCAATATATCAATACGGTTTTCCGGTCCGATCAGCTTATTCTGAGTTCACTCTATTCATTTAATTATAACTCGTCTCCCCGAACAAATTCGCCTACTACTTTTCGACTAACTACTAATGCCGAAATAGCTGGTAATCTGGCTAGTCTTTTCTTTCATAAGGTTGGTACTAATGATGAACGAAAAGTAATATTTGGTGTCCCCTATGCGCAGTACCTGCGTCTGGATGCCGATGCCCGCTTATACCGCCGTCTGTCGCCGAAAGTGACCTGGGCAAACCGGCTGTTTGTTGGCGTAGGTATAACATATGGTAATTATAAAGGCTATCAGCTACCATTTACCAAACAGTATTTTGTGGGCGGTAGCAATAGCGTGCGGGCGTTTCGGCCTCGTGCTATTGGTCCTGGTTTATTTACGCGGGATACGATTCGAAATGTTCCGCTCTTTCAGGATGGGGGTGGTGATGTGAAACTGGAAGCCAACACCGAAATTCGGGCTAAGTTTACCAAGTATCTCGAAGGGGCTGTGTTTGTCGATGCCGGAAACGTCTGGACCTATTCGAATACAGGCGTTTTTGGTGAAGGGGCACAGTTTCACCCTGACTTTTACAAACAGATTGCTATTGGGATGGGTATCGGTCTGCGCATCGATTTATCGTACTTCCTGGTTCGTTTCGATCTGGCAACGCCCCTCCGCAAACCGTATAAAACCAATGGCAACGAGTGGGTAATTGACCAGATGAATTTTGGCGATTCCGAATGGCGAAAGCAGAATCTGGTCTTTAATATCGCTGTTGGCTATCCGTTTTAA
- a CDS encoding translocation/assembly module TamB domain-containing protein produces MSVSKTLVRILLGLLALILLLAGFVVLVLTTTWGQQFVTKQVNSYLAQKLQSPFHIGRIGYSIPDWIELDDVFFKTPKGDTLLNGGHMRVDLDMWGLLNSRVAINQIELEHIQVNIKRTLPDTTFNFQYILNAFDSGSSEPEPADTVSNPLAINLNRVMLRDVRIKYHDDVVGADVNAYVDSLQTNFKEIDLDKSRYHLSDVRADGLNVYTRLYEGLPTPPSPPSKPGDTLDIGLGKWAVNKAKWDVRVETADFRTQGTIGKLAMETNYFYLDGEKISIKSLDLANADIAAVLTKPANPAKPASTTTAAPSGEAGWQAKLTNVRFANNRIRFDDETAPRQKQGLDYGHLDLQNLGIDGKFLSYADMGSKGQRISGQLRNGRFRSTSGFVLQSLNGDIVYTDTTTTLTRLFIQTPTSLIRDQVVLRYDSLGQLSDPRFAKRVSVRVNLRQSRLSVNDVLQLAPFLADTPPFAGNQGGVFKADVQAVGTLAALTIPRFEFDMLSGTRIVASGKLTNVTDTEHLGVDMNVKEATTQLADINKLAPKGSIPSSIALPPDLRLTGQIKGQLNDLILDAKLNTEWGTAAFDGRLAGFVTGKNQTYKGALDLNEFDAGKWLKQEGTVGKITGRATVDGRGIDVNTLTTQFALNVQSADLNGYRYQNLNAGGTLANGNLAIKGALNDPNASLNLDAKVGLKGDFPSVVGETVINELNLQQLKLYKDPLSIKGKIELNMVSTDPAKPVGTVEVQDGVLTLDGKNYPVDSLYARLTANEQTKGVVAQVPGARLNLNGQFEYAQLYDIIAGEISKYIALPSLSYKAIPPPHAFTMNLKAYQNPLLQAFVPALTRLDTVRLNAYLDNTRDTTLSATLRTGDIVYDTTTVKGSTMAIRGVGNQLLINGRVNEILYNDLTIHETDLTASASNNRLRFSVINKDSINQNLHGLAGTLSIIDSSYRFQFARNGLLTNYQHWQTDTSGFAQYGNDGVLINNLHIEQGDQSLEINSTEQYGNAPIRVTARAIEVANLARLANQDTTLASGQLNGTVIVRDYMGQDSNLSFIGSVYVDSLQVMQKPLGNLTARFSNSSDGRISVNTTLEGPYNDASVTGFYNPNNAKEALDLAINLKRLDARTIEAFSFGELRQAKGKLVGQFSVAGATDNPKMNGSIAFDSVAFNIKQLNATYRIDQDKLVFSGQTITLNNFNVRDTLGRTLTTDGTVVLKNLPDVAYDLRIRANGFQVLNASRKDNDYAYGQASISADVRVKGTGSSPSINGTVKLEDGSKVAVVLPDESLDVSASREVITFVDHNDSLAIAKYLYKPKKDTVATPRLEFEQLSNATISLDLEADEKSELTIVVDELNGDYLRARGNAQLNVSMNAAGQLSVLGRYDVTEGEYSLTYEVLKRQFKIQKGSYIQFTGDPLKADMNITAVYQVSTSPSDLVGSESPDLSPAALNRKLPFNVALTMSGNLASPKLDFDIRQPDVDEANSAAASSAFGSAIENKLKTLRQDQSLMNKQVFALLILNRFLPENTSDFFSGSNSGGLNTQAEGIARSSVSKLISDQLGRLASGILKGFDVDFNLLSQTGSANTGGTTNGARTDLNVGLSKSFLEGRLTVSVGRNFVLENTANAATRNPNEVFDNVSLNYNLSRDGRYVLRGYRRNDYQAVLDGYIIETGVGFVITVDYNTLSDILHRSSASTLN; encoded by the coding sequence ATGTCTGTTTCCAAAACGCTTGTTCGTATTCTTCTTGGTTTGCTTGCGCTCATTCTATTGCTGGCAGGTTTTGTAGTGCTTGTTCTTACTACAACCTGGGGGCAGCAGTTTGTGACGAAGCAGGTCAATTCGTATCTGGCGCAGAAACTGCAATCGCCGTTTCATATTGGTCGAATTGGGTATTCGATTCCCGACTGGATTGAACTGGATGATGTGTTCTTTAAAACACCCAAGGGCGATACTTTGCTCAATGGGGGGCACATGCGCGTTGATCTTGATATGTGGGGATTGCTGAACAGCCGGGTGGCTATAAACCAGATTGAACTGGAGCACATTCAGGTAAATATCAAGCGTACGTTACCCGACACAACCTTCAACTTTCAGTACATCCTCAATGCTTTTGATTCGGGTTCGTCGGAACCCGAACCGGCCGATACGGTATCTAACCCGCTAGCCATTAACCTGAACCGGGTTATGCTTCGGGATGTGCGTATCAAATACCACGACGATGTTGTTGGGGCCGATGTGAATGCCTATGTCGATAGTTTACAGACCAACTTTAAGGAAATTGATCTCGACAAATCGAGGTATCACCTGTCGGACGTAAGGGCCGATGGACTGAATGTTTATACACGCCTGTATGAAGGATTACCCACACCACCCAGTCCGCCGAGCAAACCTGGTGATACACTCGATATTGGTCTTGGAAAATGGGCTGTAAATAAGGCCAAATGGGATGTACGTGTCGAAACGGCTGATTTTCGAACGCAGGGAACTATTGGCAAACTGGCTATGGAGACAAATTATTTTTATCTCGATGGCGAAAAAATCAGTATCAAATCCCTCGACCTGGCGAATGCCGATATTGCCGCCGTGCTGACAAAGCCAGCCAATCCGGCAAAACCAGCCTCAACAACAACGGCAGCTCCATCGGGCGAAGCAGGCTGGCAGGCCAAACTGACCAATGTTCGCTTTGCCAACAACCGCATTCGCTTCGACGACGAAACTGCACCCCGCCAGAAGCAGGGCCTCGATTATGGCCATTTAGATCTGCAAAATCTGGGTATCGACGGCAAATTCCTGAGTTATGCCGACATGGGCAGCAAAGGCCAGCGGATCAGCGGTCAGCTTCGAAATGGTCGTTTCCGGTCGACGAGCGGCTTCGTGCTCCAAAGCCTGAATGGCGATATTGTCTATACTGATACTACCACCACGCTGACCCGACTGTTTATTCAGACGCCGACCTCGCTGATTCGCGATCAGGTAGTGTTGCGCTACGATTCGCTGGGGCAACTGAGCGATCCGCGTTTTGCGAAACGGGTGAGCGTTCGGGTAAACCTGCGCCAGAGCCGGTTGTCGGTGAATGATGTGTTGCAGTTGGCGCCGTTCCTGGCCGATACGCCACCATTTGCGGGTAATCAGGGGGGCGTATTCAAAGCCGATGTGCAGGCTGTTGGTACACTGGCGGCTTTGACTATACCCCGGTTTGAGTTCGATATGCTGTCGGGTACCCGAATTGTGGCCAGTGGTAAGTTAACGAACGTAACTGATACCGAACATCTGGGTGTCGATATGAACGTGAAGGAAGCGACCACTCAGCTAGCCGATATAAACAAACTGGCTCCTAAAGGGTCGATTCCGTCGTCTATTGCTTTACCCCCAGATCTGCGGCTTACGGGGCAGATAAAAGGTCAGTTAAATGATCTGATTCTGGATGCGAAATTAAACACCGAATGGGGAACGGCCGCGTTCGATGGGCGTTTGGCAGGTTTTGTTACGGGTAAAAACCAAACTTACAAAGGGGCGCTCGATCTGAATGAATTCGATGCTGGAAAGTGGCTGAAACAGGAAGGAACGGTTGGTAAAATAACCGGTCGGGCAACGGTCGATGGACGCGGTATCGATGTCAATACCCTCACCACTCAATTTGCGCTGAATGTTCAGTCGGCCGATCTGAACGGCTATCGGTATCAGAATCTGAATGCCGGGGGGACTCTGGCGAACGGTAATCTGGCCATTAAGGGGGCGCTGAACGATCCGAATGCGAGCCTGAATCTGGACGCGAAAGTTGGGTTGAAGGGTGATTTTCCGAGTGTGGTTGGCGAAACGGTTATTAATGAACTGAATCTACAGCAACTGAAACTCTATAAGGACCCACTTTCAATAAAAGGCAAGATAGAACTAAATATGGTTTCTACCGATCCGGCCAAACCAGTCGGTACGGTAGAAGTGCAGGATGGGGTCTTAACGCTGGACGGGAAAAACTATCCGGTCGATTCGCTCTATGCCCGACTAACGGCTAATGAGCAGACGAAGGGCGTTGTGGCACAGGTTCCGGGGGCGCGGCTAAACCTGAATGGGCAGTTCGAGTATGCGCAGCTATATGACATCATTGCTGGCGAAATCAGCAAATACATTGCCTTGCCTTCTTTGAGCTATAAGGCTATACCGCCACCCCATGCCTTCACAATGAATCTGAAAGCCTACCAGAACCCGTTGCTACAGGCGTTTGTGCCAGCCCTAACCAGGCTGGATACCGTTCGGCTGAATGCTTATCTGGACAATACCCGCGATACAACCCTGTCGGCCACCCTCCGAACGGGAGACATCGTATACGATACCACTACCGTGAAAGGGAGCACTATGGCCATTCGGGGCGTAGGCAATCAGTTGCTGATTAATGGACGGGTAAACGAAATTCTATATAATGACCTGACTATTCATGAAACTGACCTGACTGCTTCGGCCAGTAATAACCGGCTCCGGTTTTCGGTCATTAACAAAGATTCCATCAATCAGAATCTGCATGGGTTGGCCGGTACGCTTAGCATAATCGATTCCAGCTACCGATTCCAGTTTGCCCGCAACGGTTTGCTAACCAATTACCAGCACTGGCAAACCGATACCAGCGGATTTGCCCAGTATGGAAACGATGGAGTGTTGATCAATAACCTGCATATTGAACAGGGCGATCAGTCGCTCGAAATAAACAGTACCGAACAGTATGGCAATGCGCCTATTCGGGTAACGGCCCGGGCCATTGAAGTTGCCAATCTGGCCCGGTTGGCCAATCAGGATACTACGCTGGCCAGTGGTCAATTGAATGGAACCGTTATTGTGCGCGATTATATGGGTCAGGACAGCAACCTGTCGTTTATTGGCTCTGTGTATGTCGATAGTTTGCAGGTGATGCAGAAACCGCTGGGCAACCTGACGGCCCGGTTCAGCAACAGCTCCGATGGCCGAATCAGTGTGAATACGACTCTGGAAGGCCCTTACAACGACGCCAGCGTTACGGGATTTTATAACCCAAACAATGCGAAGGAAGCCCTCGATCTGGCCATTAACCTCAAACGGCTCGATGCCCGAACAATAGAAGCGTTTAGTTTTGGCGAATTGCGGCAGGCAAAAGGAAAACTGGTTGGCCAATTTAGTGTGGCAGGAGCAACCGACAATCCGAAAATGAATGGAAGCATTGCCTTCGATTCTGTTGCCTTCAACATAAAACAACTCAATGCAACCTATCGGATCGATCAGGATAAGCTGGTATTTTCGGGGCAAACCATTACCCTGAATAATTTTAATGTACGCGATACGCTGGGCCGGACACTAACAACCGACGGTACCGTTGTGCTTAAAAATCTGCCCGATGTAGCCTACGATCTTCGGATTCGGGCTAATGGTTTTCAGGTACTGAATGCATCCCGGAAAGACAACGACTATGCCTACGGGCAGGCGTCGATCAGTGCCGATGTGCGGGTTAAAGGTACGGGCAGTAGCCCATCCATTAACGGTACCGTAAAACTTGAAGATGGGAGTAAAGTGGCGGTCGTATTGCCCGATGAGTCGCTGGATGTGAGCGCATCGCGGGAGGTGATCACCTTTGTCGATCATAACGATTCACTGGCGATTGCCAAATACCTCTATAAACCCAAAAAAGACACCGTTGCTACTCCGCGTCTGGAATTTGAGCAGCTTAGTAATGCTACTATTTCACTCGATCTGGAGGCCGACGAAAAATCGGAACTCACCATTGTGGTCGATGAACTGAACGGCGATTACCTCCGGGCGCGGGGTAATGCACAGCTCAATGTATCCATGAACGCGGCTGGCCAACTGTCGGTGTTAGGTCGCTATGATGTTACAGAAGGGGAGTATTCGCTGACCTACGAAGTGCTGAAACGCCAGTTTAAGATTCAGAAAGGAAGCTACATTCAGTTTACGGGCGACCCACTTAAGGCCGATATGAACATTACGGCGGTTTATCAGGTGTCGACCTCACCGTCTGATCTGGTTGGCAGCGAATCGCCTGACTTATCACCGGCGGCTCTGAATCGGAAATTGCCTTTTAATGTTGCCCTTACGATGAGTGGCAATCTGGCGTCACCAAAACTGGATTTCGACATTCGCCAGCCCGATGTTGATGAGGCCAACAGCGCGGCTGCATCGAGTGCGTTTGGCTCTGCTATTGAGAACAAGTTAAAAACACTTCGTCAGGATCAGTCATTGATGAACAAACAGGTCTTTGCCTTGTTGATTCTAAACCGATTCTTACCCGAAAATACATCTGATTTCTTCTCTGGGTCGAACAGCGGAGGGTTGAATACGCAGGCCGAAGGAATTGCCCGAAGTAGCGTAAGTAAGCTGATTTCGGATCAGTTGGGCCGACTGGCTTCGGGTATTCTAAAAGGCTTCGACGTCGACTTTAACCTGCTCTCGCAGACGGGTAGTGCCAACACGGGTGGAACCACCAACGGTGCCCGAACCGATCTGAACGTGGGGTTGTCGAAGAGTTTTCTGGAAGGGCGTCTGACCGTATCGGTCGGCCGGAATTTTGTACTGGAAAATACAGCTAATGCGGCTACCCGTAATCCCAATGAAGTATTCGATAACGTATCGCTCAACTACAACCTCTCGCGCGATGGACGTTATGTGTTGCGGGGCTATCGGCGTAACGACTATCAGGCTGTGCTGGATGGCTATATCATTGAAACTGGGGTTGGGTTTGTAATCACGGTCGATTATAATACTCTGTCCGACATTCTGCATCGGTCGTCTGCCTCAACGCTGAATTGA
- a CDS encoding caspase family protein, whose protein sequence is MKSFLFFICLALIARSAMAQQTPAGSQPVATFQSTTTRLNTMPFFTSSAATTTVSRIDWTSDMEADQTVSSPTFIAKACITTPKSVARYSLLLNDKIQQLPRDLKVERDKDCQQSFNQTVQLQEGENRLRLTAYLTGGGEVASNLTVVYKKPPVLALEKRLALIIGNSSYQGSNKLPNPVNDANDMATALKKLGFDVMVYTDLNNKGMRQAINTFGEKLRDYQVGLFYYAGHGVQNEGNNYLVPIDAQPESKNEIEYECLDANRILTKMEDAHTRTNIVVLDACRNNPLDRSWSRGGDNNGLASMDAPIGSVIAYATAPGKTAADGNGRNGLYTSALLKALQTPNQTIIQLFQQVRAEVLKQSNNRQIPWESTSLTGDFYFQRK, encoded by the coding sequence ATGAAATCGTTTCTATTCTTCATCTGTCTGGCACTGATAGCCCGTTCGGCGATGGCACAACAAACGCCAGCCGGAAGCCAGCCAGTGGCTACCTTTCAGAGCACGACCACCCGGCTGAACACCATGCCGTTTTTTACCAGTTCGGCAGCCACAACCACCGTGTCGCGAATCGACTGGACGAGCGATATGGAAGCCGATCAAACCGTATCGTCGCCAACATTTATTGCCAAAGCCTGTATTACGACACCAAAATCCGTTGCCCGTTACAGCTTATTACTGAATGATAAAATCCAGCAACTACCCCGCGATCTGAAAGTGGAGCGGGATAAAGATTGTCAGCAAAGTTTTAATCAGACCGTTCAGTTGCAGGAAGGCGAAAACCGGCTGCGCCTGACGGCCTACCTGACGGGCGGAGGAGAAGTTGCCTCTAATTTGACCGTGGTTTATAAAAAACCACCCGTTCTGGCACTCGAAAAACGCCTGGCGCTCATCATAGGGAATTCCAGTTATCAGGGGTCGAATAAACTGCCCAACCCCGTAAACGATGCAAACGACATGGCCACAGCCCTTAAAAAGCTTGGATTCGATGTAATGGTCTATACGGATCTCAACAACAAAGGTATGCGACAGGCCATCAACACGTTTGGCGAAAAACTGCGCGACTATCAGGTAGGGTTATTCTACTATGCTGGTCATGGTGTTCAGAACGAAGGCAATAACTACCTCGTGCCGATAGATGCCCAGCCCGAAAGCAAAAATGAGATCGAATATGAATGCCTCGATGCCAACCGAATTCTAACCAAAATGGAAGATGCCCACACCCGCACTAACATTGTGGTGCTGGATGCCTGCCGCAACAATCCACTCGACCGGAGCTGGAGCCGGGGTGGCGATAATAATGGGCTCGCCAGTATGGATGCACCTATTGGATCGGTGATTGCCTATGCCACAGCACCCGGTAAAACAGCCGCCGACGGCAATGGGCGAAACGGACTCTATACGTCGGCGTTGCTGAAAGCATTACAAACGCCCAACCAGACCATTATTCAGCTTTTTCAGCAGGTTCGGGCTGAGGTACTAAAGCAGTCGAACAACCGGCAAATACCCTGGGAGTCGACCTCACTAACGGGCGACTTCTATTTCCAGCGAAAATAG